The Mesorhizobium sp. INR15 region GCAATCGACGACGGCGCCATCGGCGCGGTCGAAATGGTCACCATCACTTCGCGTGATCCGGGCGCGCCGCCGATCGACTACATCAAGCGCTCGGGCGGCATTTTCCGCGACATGACCATCCATGATTTCGACATGGCGCGCTTCCTGCTTGGCGAGGAACCGGTTGCCGTCAGCGCCCACGCTTCGGTGCTGGTCGACAAGAAGATCGGCGAGGCCGGCGATTTTGACAGCGTCAGCGTCATCCTCGAAACCGCTTCGGGTAAACAGGCCGTCATCTCCAACTCGCGGCGCGCCACCTATGGTTACGACCAGCGCATCGAAGTGCATGGCTCTAAAGGCATGGTCGCCGCCGAGAACCAGCGGCCGGTGTCGATCGAGCTGGCGAATGAGAAGGGCTATACGCGCCCGCCGCTGCACGACTTCTTCATGACCCGCTATCTCGACGCCTATGCCCTCGAGATCGCCGCCTTCATCACCGCGGCAACCTCCGGCAAGAAGGCATCGCCAAGCGGAGCCGACGGGCTCGTCGCGCTGAAGCTGGCTGATGCCGCGCTGAAGTCGGCGACGACAGGCAAGACCGTCCGTCTCGACAAGTAAGAGCACCAGTTACAGGAGCAGAGCGATGAGCGGATCCGCCGATCGCAATTCACAGACGCGCGCCATCGTCACCGGCGGTGCGCAAGGCATCGGCTTTGCCGTCGCCGAGGCCCTGGCCGACGAGGGCTGCCGGGCGCTGGCGCTCATTGGCCGCTCTCAGGAGAAGGGCGACAAGGCCGTCGCCCATTTCAAGAAGGCGGGCGTCGACGCGATCTTCATCAGTGCCGATGTCTCCAAGGTTGCCGACTGCAAGCGGGCCGTCGAAACGGCGGTCAGCCATTTCGGCACCATCAACGCGCTGGTCAACGCCGCCGCCACCTCGGCGCGCGGTTCGCTGGTCGAAACCAGCGAAGAGCTTTTCGACACGATCTTCGCCACCAATGTGCGCGGTCCCTTTTTCCTGATGCAAGGCGTCGTGGCGCATCTGCTGGCAAAAAAGGCGCCCGGCTCGATCGTCAATGTGCTGTCGATGTCGGCGCATTGTGGCCAGTCGTTCCTGACGCCCTACTCCACCAGCAAGGGTGCGCTGATGACACTGACCAAGAACGTCGCCAACGCCTATCGGCACAGTCGCATCCGCTGCAACGCCGTGCTGCCCGGCTGGATGGACACGGAAGGCGAGGATATCGTGCAGAAGAAGTGGCACGACGCGCCCGACGACTGGCTGCAGAAGGCCGAAGCCGCGCAACCGATGGGCCAGCTGGTGAAGCCGGACCAGTTGGCGCGGCTGATCAGCTACATGGTCAGCCCGCAGGCCGGCGTCATGACCGGGTCGCTGGTCGACTATGACCAGAGCATCGCCGGATCGTCGCCGGAGTAGCGGCAGCCGAATAGTCTCATGTCCGGAATCGTTTCGGCCGTGCGGCGGCCGAAACGACCGGAAACGTCAATGCCAGCATGACCGGCCGGTGGGCATCTGGGCTCTAAAAGGCCCTGTTGCCCAGGCATTGCCATTCCCATATAGTCAAGATAGTCACCATAGTCATGGGATTGAAATGCTGTTTGCGCCCAAGGATACCAATTGGACGGTCGCCGGGGCAAAAGCCCGGCTATCAGAGGTTATCGAGCGCGCGCAGTCCTCGCCGCAGACGATCACCAGAAACGGCAAGCCAAGCGTGGTTGTCGTCTCAGTCGAGGAATGGCAGCGGAAGACCGCGCGCAAGGGTACGCTTGCGGAGTTCCTGCTGGAGTCGCCGCTGCGCGGCGCTGATCTGGACCTTGATCGTCAGCGCGACGAGCCGCGTGATCTGCCGTTGTGAGGTTGCTTCTCGACACGAATGTCCTGTCCGAGGTGACAAGGCCGTCACCGAACACGCGCGTCCTGGAATGGCTGGACGGGCTTGATGAGGACCGCTCATTCATCGGCGTCATATCGGTTGCTGAGATTCGGCGTGGTGTCGCCCTCATGGATGAGGGCCGGAAACGCGAGGCATTGGCCGAATGGCTTGCTCGAGACCTGCCGCAGCGCTTTGAGCAGAGGGTCCTTTCCGTGGATGAACCGGTGGCCTTGGCTTGGGGCGACCTGATGGGCCTTGCGAAGCGCCGGGGTCGCGGTTTGTCGTCGATGGACGGCCTGATCGCAGCCACTGCGATAGCGTGGCAGCTCACCTTGGCAACGCGCAATACGAAGGACTTCGAGGATCTTGGACTTGAACTCCTCGATCCGTGGACTGCATGAACGAGCGCTTCGGGCAGCGCCAGCTGGCTTCGGCGCTGCATCTGGCTTCCGCCGGCCAGGAGCACATCGCGAACTGAGACGGTGCGTCGCCTCATCCGGCACGTGACAAACGCTTCGGCTTCGACTATATGAGCCTGATGATCAACCCGACCGCCTCTTATTGGTACTTTAGCAGCTTGCTGGCGGCGGGAGGATTGCGCTCGATCTGAAGATTGCAGCATCAAAATCCGAACAGCCGCCAGACCTGGCGGCTTTTTTGTTTTCAGCCGGCAGGTCTCCCAAAACATAGTTTTACGCAATTCCGGACGGAAAACCGCAAGGCACTTTTCCTGGAATTGCTCTAACAGGAGCAGAAGCCGTGTTGACCACCACAGACGATCTTCGGGTCAAGGAAATCAGGGAATTGAGTACGCCGGACCAGGTGATGCGGGAGATTCCGCGCACGCTGACGGCGACACGAACCGTTGCCGCGTCCCGCAACGCCATCCACTCCATACTGAACGGCGCCGATGACCGGCTGGTCGTCATCGTCGGCCCGTGTTCGATCCACGACCCAGTCGCCGCCGTGGACTATGCCAGCCGCCTGGCGGCGCTGCGGGAAAGCCTGTCGGACCGGCTCGAAATCGTCATGCGCGTCTATTTCGAGAAGCCGCGCACAACTGTCGGCTGGAAGGGCCTGATCAACGATCCCGACCTCGACGGCAGCTTCAACATCGAGAAGGGGCTGAGGATGGCGCGCAACGTGCTGTCGGCTGTCAACAATCTCGGCCTGCCAGCGGCCACCGAATTCCTCGACATGACCATCCCGCAATACATTGCCGACCTCGTCGCCTGGGGCGCGATCGGCGCGCGCACCACCGAGAGCCAGATCCATCGCGAACTCGCATCCGGCCTGTCCTGCCCGGTCGGCTTCAAGAACGGCACCGACGGCAATCTCAGGATCGCCGCCGAGGCGGTGAAATCGGCCGTGCAGCCACACCACTTCATGGCGGTGACCAAGGGTGGGCGTAGCGCAATCGCGGCGACCACCGGCAATGAAGATTGCCACGTCATCCTGCGCGGCGGTCTTGCGCCCAACTATGACGCGGCGAGCGTCGAGGCGGCCGCGGCCGAACTCAGCCGCATCGGCGTGGCGCCCCGGCTGATGATCGATGTCAGCCACGCCAACAGCCACAAGAAGCCGGAGAACCAGCCCAAGGTGGCGGCGGATGTCGCGGGCCAGATCGCGGCGGGCGACGAGCGCATCATCGGCGTCATGATCGAGAGCAACCTCGTCGCCGGCCGGCAGGACGTCATCCCCGGCAAGCCACTGACCTACGGCCAGAGCATCACCGACGGCTGCATCGACTGGGCGACCACCGAGACCGTGCTGCACGGGCTTGCCGGCGCCGTCGAATGGCGCCGCTCGGTACGCCGGGCGATGATGGAGAACCGCCAGGGAGCCGCCTAAGGCGGCCAGCGATTGCGGCACTGAAGGCGGCGACCTTCCGGATTTCGGACCGGTATCACGCCGCCTTCAAGCCCTCCCAGGCGGTGAAGACGGAAATGGCGAACAGCAGCAATCCGGCGGCGCGGCCGGCAATCGCGGTCGCACGCGGGTTGGCAACCAGAAGGTTGCGGCTGCGGCCGGCTGATATCGCGAGCCCGCCATAGATGGCGAACTGCGTGACGACAGTCAGCAGGCCCATGACGGTCGCCTGCGCCCAGATCGGTCCGTAGTCCGGCTTGAGGAATTGCGGATAGACCGCAAGCACGAACAGATAAGCTTTGGGGTTGATCAGGCAGGTCACCGCCCCCTGCCGAAACGCCTTCCATGCCGAGCGGCTGCCGGCGGGTCCATCGGTGCCGACCGTGATGGAGCTGCGCATCAGCGTGATGCCGATATAGGCCATGTAGGCGGCGCCGATGATCAGCAGCGGCGTGAACAGGATCGGCACGAAATGCATCAAGAGGCCGACACCGATCGCGCCGTTCAGCGTATGCACCACACCGCCCAGCATGATGCCGCCGGTCGCGGCAAGTCCTCGGTTGATGCCTCCGGTCAGGGAATTGGCAAGCACGAACAGCATGTCCATGCCGGGCACGATGATGATGCCGAGAAGCAGCAGAAAGAAAATCCAGAGATTTTGTGCGTAATCCACGTGTCAGTTGCCTATCGTTCATCGCGGGCAGGCCGCTACGGAAGCTGTTGATTTTCAAATCGATAGGCGGTCCTATAGGTCAGCCCAATTGACAGGGTATTGTCAGTAGCGATCAGGATCCCGAGGAAAAAATGCGCAAGGCATCGCGCCTGTTCGAGATCATCCAGATCCTGCGGCTGGCCAAGCGGCCGGTGACGGCGGCGACGATCGCCGAGCGGCTCGAGGTGACGACGCGCTCGATCTATCGCGACATCGCCGCGTTGCAGGCGATGCGGGTGCCGATCGAGGGCGGGCGCGGCATCGGCTATATCCTGCGCCCCGGCTTCGATCTGCCGCCGCTGATGTTTTCGATCGAGGAGATGGAGGCGATCGTCCTGTCGCTGGCGCTGCTGGAGCGCACCGGCGACAGCGAACTCAAGCAGGCGGCCAAGCGCGTTGGCGCCAAGATAGCCGGCGCTGTGCCGGCGCCGTTGCGCCAGACACTCGAGGCCAATGCCTTGCATGCGTGGGGTTTCGCGGCACCTTCGGCCTCGGCGATCGACCTGGCGCTGGTGCGCCGCGCCATCCGCGACGAAGAGAAGCTCGATCTCTCCTATCGCGACGAACAGGGCCGGCCGACGCAGCGCATCATCCGCCCCATCGCCCTCATCTATTACGCCGAGACCGCAAACATCGTCGCCTGGTGCGAGTTGCGCCAGGCGATCCGCAATTTCCGCAGCGACCGGATCGAGGATTGCCAGGCAACTGGCCTTTGGTTCAAGGGCGAAGGCGACCAGTTGCGGCAGATGTGGGTGAATGGGTGGGAAGCGAACACGCTGGCCGGCGGCGGGTAGAGCCTATCTCACATCAACCCAGCGCTTCTGGTCGAACGAACGTGCCATCGCATGCACCGTGCGCTCGATCTCCAGCCCTTCAGCGAAGTCGAGAATCCGCGCCGGCTTGCCGGCCAGCCGCATCAGCAGTTCGCGGCATTCGATGATCTTGAGATCGTTGAAGCCGAGGCCGTGGCCGGGCGCCGGAAGGAAGGCGTCGTAGGGCTTGTGGTGCGGCGCCACCAGGATGGTGCGGTAACCCTGTTCGGTCGGACGGTCCGCCGTGAGATAGAGCTGGAATTCGTTCATCCGCTCCTGGTCGAACAGGATCGAGCCTTTCGAGCCGAAAATCTGGATGGCGATGCGGCCCTTGCGGCCCCAGGCCGAGCGGTTGACCAGAAGCGTGCCGGCGATGCCGTTTTCGAGATGCATCAGCACGCTGGCGATATCGTAGGTCTCGACCGCGCGGCGGCCACCGGCCGTGAGCTTGCGGTCCGCATAGGGCTTGGCCATGTCGCAGATGACACTGGCAACGCGGCCGAACAGCACCGAGACCAGTGACAGCGGATGCACGGCGAAATCGTCGAGCGCGCCATAGCCGGAAGCAGCCTCGTGCTTCCAGAAGAACAGCGCTTCGGGATCGGCCATGAAATCCTCATCCATCTCGATGCGCAGATGGTTGACCTCGCCGATGATCTTCTCATCGAGCAGCGCGCCGATGTGACGGATGGCCGGGCTCTGGATGTAGTTGTAACCGAGTGCGGCGACCTTGCCGGATTTCTTCGCCGCAGCCGCCATGGCCTCGGCTTCCGTAAAGCTCGGCGCCATCGGCTTCTCGCACCACAGATGCTTGCCGGCTTCCAGAATGGCGATGGCCATTTCAGGGTGGAACTGGTTGGGCGTGGTCAGCGAGACGATGTCGACTTCGGGATCGTTGACGACGGCGCGCCAGTCGCCGGAGCCCTTGGCGAAGCCGAATTCGCTCGCCTTGCGCCGGGCGAGATCGTCATTGACCTCGCCAAGATGGACCAGTCTCGGCTTGTCCACATCTGGAAACACGGTGCCAACCGCATTCCATGCAATGGCATGGCACTTGCCCATGAAACCCGTACCGATAAGACCGACGCCGACCATTTCCACTGTCTCCGTGCCAAAATGCTTTCGTGGATGAATTAGTCCATTTTTCCTAGGAATGGAATGTCTGCCTCATTTTTTATGGCGTTCTTGCGCAAGCCCGTTATGATAGGGCAGGAGAGGACATCCATAGATGAGCCTGGGCAGAGCAACGATGGACGAACAGGTACCTCGCGACTTCGAGACATTGCGCGCCACGATCCTTGATCGCCGTGAAAGCCTGCCGAAACGCATCGCCCAGATCGCCGCCTATGCGTTGGACAACCCTGATGACATCGCCTTCGGCACCGCCGCCAGCATCGCCGCCTCGGCCGGCGTCCAGCCGTCAACCTTGATCCGCTTTGCCCAGCAGCTTGGCTTCGACGGCTTCACCAGCCTGCAGCAGGTGTTTCGCGAAAGGCTGCGCGAACGAAATTCCTCCTATGACGAACGGCTGCTCGCCTTGCGCGCAAAGGCCGAAGGCGGCGCCGGGCACCGGGCGATCTTCGACGGTTTCGTCGCCGCCGCCAGCACGTCGCTCAACGACATTTCGCGAACGCTGGACGAAGCGCATCTGGAAGATGCCATCGCCCTTCTGGCCAAGGCCGAGACAATCTATGTCTTGGCCAAGCGACGCTCCTACCCGGTGGCGTCCTACATCGCCTATGCGCTGGGCAAGCTCAAGATCCGCAACCAATTGATCGAATCGGCGGCTGGGCTCAACGCCGAGATGATCGGCTTCGCCACGCCGGCGGATGCCGTCATCGCCATCAGCTTCTCGCCCTACGCGCCGGCAACCATCGAGGAGGCGCGCGCCATTTCCGAGCAAGGCGTGCCGATCGTGGCCATCACCGACAGTTCGTTCTCGCCGCTCGCCCAGTTCGCAAAGGTCTGGTTCGAGGTCGCCGAGGCGGATTTCGCCGGCTTCCGTTCGCTGTCGGCGACGATGGCGCTGGCCATGGCGCTGACAGTCGGCGTCGGCGAGAAACGGCGCGACGCCGGCAAGAAGCGCAAGGCCTGACGAGGTCCCTCGCCGCTACTTTTCAGCAAAGGAACGGTCATTCCATATTGACTATGGATTGGAATTATTATTTCATATTGACGGCATCACGCTGTCGTTCGCGCGTGTTGTCAAAGACAACAAGGCCGATGGGAGGTTCGAATGGGCGAAGCCGTGGATACGAGACATGCGCCGCTCGACGTCATCACCATCGGTCGCGCCTCAGTCGACCTTTATGGCCAGCAGATCGGCTCGCGGCTGGAGGATATCACTTCCTTCGCCAAGTCGGTCGGCGGCTGTCCGGCCAACATTTCCGTTGGCACGGCAAGGCTCGGCCTGCGCTCGGCACTGCTCACCCGCGTCGGCGACGAGCAGATGGGCCGTTTCATCCGTGAGCAGCTGAAACGCGAAGGTGTCAATGTCGACGGGCTGAAGACCGACAAGGAGCGGCTGACCGCGCTAGTGCTGCTTTCGGTCGAGGACGAAGGCGTTTCGCCGATGATCTTCTACCGCAGCGACTGCGCCGACATGGCGCTGGCGCCGGAAGACATCGATGAGGCGTTCATTGCCTCTGCGCGGTCGATCGTCGTCACCGGCACGCATTTTTCCCGCCCCAACAGCGATGCCGCGCAGCGCAAGGCAATCCGCGCCATCAAGGCCGCCGGCGGCAAGGTGGTGTTCGACATCGACTACCGCCCCAACCTGTGGGGCCTTGCCGGTCACGCCGAGGGTTTCGAACGCTATGTGAAGTCCGACCGTGTGTCGGCCCAGTTGAAGACGGTGCTGCCCGATTGCGACCTCATCGTCGGCACCGAAGAGGAAATCATGATCGCGTCGGGCGCCGATGACTGCCTGAGCGCGCTGAAGACGATCCGCTCGCTGTCGGCGGCGACCATCGTTTTGAAGCGCGGCGCCATGGGCTGCATTGTCTACGACGGACCGATCAGCGACGATCTCGAAGACGGCATTGTCGGCAAGGGCTTTCCGATCGAAGTCTACAATGTGCTGGGCGCCGGCGACGCCTTCATGTCCGGCTTGCTGCGCGGCTGGCTGGGTGGCGAGGATCATGCAACGGCGGCGACCTGGGCCAATGCCTGCGGCGCCTTTGCCGTCTCGCGGCTGCTATGCGCGCCGGAATATCCGACCTTCGAGGAGCTGCAGTTCTTCCTCAAGAACGGCAGCAAGCATCTCGCCCTGCGCAAAGACGAAGCGATCAACCACATCCACTGGGCGACGACGCGCCGGCACGACATCCCCTCGCTGATGGCTTTCGCATGCGACCACCGCGTCCAACTCGAGGACGTCGCGGCGAAGGCCGGTGCCGATCCGTCGCGCATCCATGATTTCAAGGTGCTGACGGTGAAAGCCGCGGCCAAGGTCGCCGCCGGGCGCGCCGGCTACGGCATGCTGCTTGATGAGAAATTTGGCCGCGAAGCCATGTTCGAGTTCGCCCACCATCCCTTCTCCTGGCTGGGACGCCCGGTGGAACTGCCGGGCTCACGCCCGCTGCGCTTCGAATTCTCGCAGGATATCGGTTCGCAACTCACCGAATGGCCGGTGGAGCACTGCATCAAGTGCCTGTGCTTCTACCACCCCGACGACCCGGCGGAACTGAAGGCCGAGCAGCAGCAAAAACTGCGCTCGCTGTTCGAGGCCGCACGAAAAGTGGGCCGGGAACTTCTCATCGAGATCATCGCCGGCAAACATGGCAAGCTCGACGACACCACGATCCCGCGCGCGCTGGAAGAACTTTACGCCCTCGGCATCAAGCCGGACTGGTGGAAGCTCGAACCGCAGGCTTCGGCCGGCGCCTGGGCCAAGATCGAGGCGGTGATCCTAAAGCACGATCCCTGGTGCCGCGGCGTCGTGCTGCTTGGCCTGGAAGCGCCGCAAGATGAGCTGGAAGCAGCCTTTGCCGCCACAGCCAAGGCGCCAATCGTCAAGGGGTTTGCCGTAGGGCGCACGCTTTTCGTCCACGCGGCCGAACAGTGGCTGGCGGGCAGGATGTCGGACGACGAGGCAGTGGCCGACATGGCATCGCGCTTCGAGCAGCTGACCGACGCATGGCTTGCCGCGCGCGGCCGCAAAGCAGCATAACAGGCGCGTCACAGGGACCGCGGAGGAAACCAAGATGAGCAAGACAATCCGCCTGACGATGGCGCAGGCGCTGACCCGCTTTCTCAGCTGCCAGATGACCGAGATCGACGGCAAGACAATGCCGATCTTCGGCGGCGTCTGGGCGATCTTTGGCCATGGCAATGTCGCTGGCATCGGCGAAGCGCTCTACCAAGTGCGCGACACCTTGCCGACCTTCCGCGCTCACAATGAGCAGGCGATGGCTCATGCGGCGATCGCTTACGGCAAGGCCAATTTCCGCCGCCGCTTCATGGCCGCGACCTCCTCGATCGGCCCCGGCGCGCTCAACATGGTGACAGCGGCGGCACTGGCGCACGTCAACCGGCTGCCGGTTCTGTTCCTGCCTGGCGATGTCTTTGCCAACCGCATTCCCGATCCGGTGCTGCAACAGGCCGAGGATTTTTCCGACGGCACGGCGACGGTCAATGACTGCTTCCGTCCGGTGTCGCGCTATTTCGACCGCATCACGCGGCCGGAGCAGATCATCCCGGCGCTCAACCGCACCATGCAGGTGCTGACCGATCCGGCCGATTGCGGGCCGGTGACGCTCTCGCTTTGCCAGGATGTGCAAGCCGAGGCCTATGACTACCCCGAGAGCTTCTTTGCCGAGCGGCTTTGGTCTCCACGCCGTCCACGCCCGGATCGTCGCGAACTGGCGGCGGCGGTCGCGGCGCTGAAGGGCGCGAAGAAGCCGCTGGTGATCGCCGGCGGCGGTGTTCTCTATTCGCAGGCCTCGGACGAACTGGCGAAATTCGTGCAAGCCGCAGGCATTCCGGTCTGCGAGACACAAGGCGGCAAATCCTCGCTGCCGGACACCCATCCGCTCAACATGGCCGCTGTCGGCGTTACCGGCACTTCTGCCGCCAACAGGCTGGCCGAAGAGGCCGATGTGGTGCTGGCGGTCGGTACACGCCTGCAGGATTTCACCACCGGCTCCTGGGCGTTGTTCCGGAACACGAGCAAAACGATCATTGGCCTGAATGCGCAAGCCTTCGATGCCGGCAAACACTGGGCGCTGCCGCTGGTCGCGGACGCGGCTGAAGGACTGGCTGAACTCGGAGCGGCGCTGAAGGGCTGGAAAGCGCCCGCCGCCTGGACCGACAATGCCGCCAAAGGCAAGAAGGACTGGCAGGCGGATGCCGGCAAGGTGACGGCCTCGACCAACGCCGCCTATCCGTCCGACGCACAGGTGATCGGCGCCGTGCAGCGCGCGCTGGGTTCCGGTGTCACGCTGCTTCATGCCGCCGGCGGCTTGCCAGGTGAATTGCACAAGCTGTGGCAGGCCGGCGCACCGGGCTCCTACCACGCCGAGTATGGCTTCTCGACCATGGGTTACGAGATCGCCGGCGGGCTTGGCGCCAAGATGGCGAAGCCTGATCAGGAGGTCGTCGTCATGATCGGCGATGGCTCCTACCTGATGCTCAATTCCGAGATCGCCACATCGGTGATGCTCGGCTTGAAGCTGACCATCGTTCTGCTCGACAACCGTGGCTATGGCTGCATCAACCGGCTGCAGATGGCGACCGGCGGCGCCAACTTCAACAATCTCTTGAAGGACTCACGCCACGAGGTCCTGCCCGATATCGACTTTGCCGCGCACGCGGCAAGCATGGGCGCTATTGCGGAAAAGGTCTCCTCTATTGCCGGGCTGGAGACAGCACTTGCGCAGTCGAAGAAGAACGAGCGCACAACGGTGCTGGTCATCGACACCGATCCGCTGGTTTCCACCGAAGCCGGTGGCGCATGGTGGGATGTCGCGGTGCCGGAAGTGTCGGCTCGGCCCCAGGTGAACGCGGCGCGCAAGAAGTACGAAGACGCCTTGCAAGTGCCGCGGTCCTGACCCACCTGGCTTATGCTGACTGGGCATTGGCGAAACAAGAACTGAAATCGGAGTGACGACGTGAGAGCTAAACTGGGGATGTCCCCTATTGCCTGGTGGAACGACGATCTGGCCGAACTCAGCGATGACGTGTCGCTGGAGGAATGCTTGGCGCAGTCGCGTTCGGCGGGCTTCACCGGGATGGAGATGGGCCGCCGCTTCCCCAATGATCCCGATGTCATGCTGCCGATCCTGAAGAAGGCCGATGTGACGCTGTGCGGCGGTTGGTTCTCGGGCACGCTGGTCGACGAGGACCTGGCGAAGAACAAGGATCGCATCCAACCGATGATCGACCTGTTCAAGGCCGTGAACGCGCCTTGCATCGTCTATGGCGAAGTCGGCCGCTCGATCCAGGGTGACCGCTCGAAGCCGCTCGCCACCAAGCCGAAGCTCTCGGACGACGAGATGAAAGCCTATGCCGGGCGGCTGACGCGGTTTGGCGAATGGTGCGCCGAGCAAGGCATGCCGCTCTCCTACCACCACCACATGGCGGCGGTGGTAGAGACCGAGCCGGAACTCGATGCGTTCATGCGCCATTCCGGGCAAGGCATTCCACTGCTGCTCGATGCCGGCCACCTGGCCTTTGCTGGTGGCGACGTGCGGCGCGCCATCGACAACCATCACAACCGTATCAGCCATGTGCATGTGAAGGATGTCCGCATGGACGTGATCAACGGACTGGATCGCACGAAGCAGTCGTTTCTCGATGCCGTGGCGCTTGGCGCCTTCACCGTGCCGGGCGACGGGTCGCTGGACTTCGGCGCCATCGTCCAGCGGTTCGCGGATCATGGCTATGAAGGCTGGTTCGTGGTCGAGGCCGAGCAGGACCCTAGGAAGAACCCGCCGCTCAAGATGGCGCAGGTCGGCCATAAGGAGTTGATGCGGGTCATGACGGCCGCCGGCTACACCGTGGAGACGCAAGGCTTTCCCAATGCCTGATCAAGATGGGCCTGATCAAGATGGGCCTAACCAAAGTGGGCCGGATTGCAGTGGTTCTCGGTGATGACGGGTTGCTGTAGGCTGGTCCGATGAAAGACTATGAGCACCCGTTCTTCCGGCCGCTGTGGCGGCGCGTCGCCGTCGTCGCTGTCTGCCTGATCTGGTCGGCGATCGAGTTCGCCACCGGCACACCATTCTGGGGCGTGCTTGCGCTCGGTTTCGCCGGCTATGGCGTCTGGCAATTCTTCTATCTCTACAAGCCGGCCGATGAGAACAAGGCATCGGCAGAAGCCGACCCCAAGGAATAACCCGGAAGGAATCCAGAATGTCCAAGCTGCTCGTCAAAGCCAACAAGGGCCATGGCCGCGTCGCGCATGTGACGCCGCAGACTGCCGGCTGGACCTATGTCGGGTTCGATCTGCACCGGCTGAAGCGCGGTGAAACGGCAGCAGGCAAGACCGACGGCCGTGAAGTCTGCCTCGTGTTTGTCACCGGCAAGGGGACGGCCAAGGCGGACGGCAAGGATCTCGGCCTGCTCGGCCAGCGCATGTCGCCGTTCGAGGGCAAGCCATGGTCGGTCTATGTGCCTGAGGGATCGGACTGGTCGGTGACGGCGGACACCGATCTCGAACTGGCGGTCTGCTCCGCACCGGGCCTGGGCGGCGGCCTGCCGGTGCGCGTCATCGCGCCCGACGATCTCGGCCAGGAAGTACGCGGCAAGGGCACC contains the following coding sequences:
- a CDS encoding SDR family oxidoreductase, encoding MSGSADRNSQTRAIVTGGAQGIGFAVAEALADEGCRALALIGRSQEKGDKAVAHFKKAGVDAIFISADVSKVADCKRAVETAVSHFGTINALVNAAATSARGSLVETSEELFDTIFATNVRGPFFLMQGVVAHLLAKKAPGSIVNVLSMSAHCGQSFLTPYSTSKGALMTLTKNVANAYRHSRIRCNAVLPGWMDTEGEDIVQKKWHDAPDDWLQKAEAAQPMGQLVKPDQLARLISYMVSPQAGVMTGSLVDYDQSIAGSSPE
- a CDS encoding MurR/RpiR family transcriptional regulator yields the protein MDEQVPRDFETLRATILDRRESLPKRIAQIAAYALDNPDDIAFGTAASIAASAGVQPSTLIRFAQQLGFDGFTSLQQVFRERLRERNSSYDERLLALRAKAEGGAGHRAIFDGFVAAASTSLNDISRTLDEAHLEDAIALLAKAETIYVLAKRRSYPVASYIAYALGKLKIRNQLIESAAGLNAEMIGFATPADAVIAISFSPYAPATIEEARAISEQGVPIVAITDSSFSPLAQFAKVWFEVAEADFAGFRSLSATMALAMALTVGVGEKRRDAGKKRKA
- a CDS encoding 3-deoxy-7-phosphoheptulonate synthase, whose translation is MLTTTDDLRVKEIRELSTPDQVMREIPRTLTATRTVAASRNAIHSILNGADDRLVVIVGPCSIHDPVAAVDYASRLAALRESLSDRLEIVMRVYFEKPRTTVGWKGLINDPDLDGSFNIEKGLRMARNVLSAVNNLGLPAATEFLDMTIPQYIADLVAWGAIGARTTESQIHRELASGLSCPVGFKNGTDGNLRIAAEAVKSAVQPHHFMAVTKGGRSAIAATTGNEDCHVILRGGLAPNYDAASVEAAAAELSRIGVAPRLMIDVSHANSHKKPENQPKVAADVAGQIAAGDERIIGVMIESNLVAGRQDVIPGKPLTYGQSITDGCIDWATTETVLHGLAGAVEWRRSVRRAMMENRQGAA
- a CDS encoding LysE family translocator, whose protein sequence is MDYAQNLWIFFLLLLGIIIVPGMDMLFVLANSLTGGINRGLAATGGIMLGGVVHTLNGAIGVGLLMHFVPILFTPLLIIGAAYMAYIGITLMRSSITVGTDGPAGSRSAWKAFRQGAVTCLINPKAYLFVLAVYPQFLKPDYGPIWAQATVMGLLTVVTQFAIYGGLAISAGRSRNLLVANPRATAIAGRAAGLLLFAISVFTAWEGLKAA
- a CDS encoding type II toxin-antitoxin system VapC family toxin; amino-acid sequence: MRLLLDTNVLSEVTRPSPNTRVLEWLDGLDEDRSFIGVISVAEIRRGVALMDEGRKREALAEWLARDLPQRFEQRVLSVDEPVALAWGDLMGLAKRRGRGLSSMDGLIAATAIAWQLTLATRNTKDFEDLGLELLDPWTA
- a CDS encoding Gfo/Idh/MocA family protein, with the protein product MVGVGLIGTGFMGKCHAIAWNAVGTVFPDVDKPRLVHLGEVNDDLARRKASEFGFAKGSGDWRAVVNDPEVDIVSLTTPNQFHPEMAIAILEAGKHLWCEKPMAPSFTEAEAMAAAAKKSGKVAALGYNYIQSPAIRHIGALLDEKIIGEVNHLRIEMDEDFMADPEALFFWKHEAASGYGALDDFAVHPLSLVSVLFGRVASVICDMAKPYADRKLTAGGRRAVETYDIASVLMHLENGIAGTLLVNRSAWGRKGRIAIQIFGSKGSILFDQERMNEFQLYLTADRPTEQGYRTILVAPHHKPYDAFLPAPGHGLGFNDLKIIECRELLMRLAGKPARILDFAEGLEIERTVHAMARSFDQKRWVDVR
- the iolG gene encoding inositol 2-dehydrogenase, with translation MTLRFALLGAGRIGKVHARAVGSNPQAKLVAVADAFEKAAKELASAYGAEVRTIDAIEKAGDIDAVVICTPTDTHADLIERFAKAGKAIFCEKPIDLNVKRVEKCLAVVEKAKATLMVGFNRRFDPHFVAVRKAIDDGAIGAVEMVTITSRDPGAPPIDYIKRSGGIFRDMTIHDFDMARFLLGEEPVAVSAHASVLVDKKIGEAGDFDSVSVILETASGKQAVISNSRRATYGYDQRIEVHGSKGMVAAENQRPVSIELANEKGYTRPPLHDFFMTRYLDAYALEIAAFITAATSGKKASPSGADGLVALKLADAALKSATTGKTVRLDK
- a CDS encoding YafY family protein; protein product: MRKASRLFEIIQILRLAKRPVTAATIAERLEVTTRSIYRDIAALQAMRVPIEGGRGIGYILRPGFDLPPLMFSIEEMEAIVLSLALLERTGDSELKQAAKRVGAKIAGAVPAPLRQTLEANALHAWGFAAPSASAIDLALVRRAIRDEEKLDLSYRDEQGRPTQRIIRPIALIYYAETANIVAWCELRQAIRNFRSDRIEDCQATGLWFKGEGDQLRQMWVNGWEANTLAGGG
- a CDS encoding type II toxin-antitoxin system prevent-host-death family antitoxin, which gives rise to MLFAPKDTNWTVAGAKARLSEVIERAQSSPQTITRNGKPSVVVVSVEEWQRKTARKGTLAEFLLESPLRGADLDLDRQRDEPRDLPL